CCTATAAATTGTCAAAGCCTATGCTTTCTTGATCGCCTGTTTCCATATTTCTGATTGTGACAGTTTTATTTTCTCTCTCATCTGCCCCAATGATATAGGTATATTTGACACCGATTTTATCTGCATAGTTGAATTTCTTTTTTAACTTGCCAGATTCTAGGTAAATATCCGCATTTTTACCCGATTCTTGGACCTTGTTTAGTATATCTATAGCGTATAGGTTTTCTTCTTCGCTCATAGGTATGATTAGGATTTCTGTAAGCTTCATTGCCTCTTTATCCACAAGGCCAAGCTCTTTTAGCTGGTAAAATAGCCTGGTTAGACCAATTGACATACCAACTCCTGGTAGTTTTTGCTTGGTGAAATTATCAGCTAATTCCTCATACCTACCACCAGAAGAAACTGATCCTATAGACTCATGGCCCTTGATAAAGGTTTCATAAACTGTACCTGTATAATAATCAAGGCCCCTAGTTATGGCTGGGTCTATTTTTATATTTTTATCCTCTATGCCAAATTCTAGCATATATTTATAAACTGTTTTTAGCTCTTCATAGCCTGTCTGGTATAGGTCATTTTCTACAAAACCGTCTAGGCTTTCTAAAAGATCCTTGTTTTCTAGGTCTGACCCTATAAAGGCTAGGATTTTTTCTGCCTTTTTGCTATCAACAATCTCTAGTAATTCTTCCTTGGTTTTTTCTAGGCCAATCTTATCTTTTTTGTCGATCAGCCTTAGGATATCAGTAGTATTTTCTATATCAAGTGACTTTAAAAAACCATTTAACAATTTCCTGTTGTTGATCTTGAAAGTAACCTCAGGAGTGTTTAGCTTTTTAAAAATCTCATAGATAACCTTTGGCAAAATAGCATCATTGGCTATGGCTAGGTTGTTGTGGCCAATAATATCTATATCGCATTGGTAAAACTCCCTATACCTGCCCTTTTGATTTCTCTCACCTCTATAGACCTTGCCTATATGGTATCTTTTGAATGGGAAGTTGAGGTCTGAAAAGTGCTCTGCTACATACCTAGCAAGTGGTACTGTTAGGTCAAATCTCAGGCTCATATCCCTTGTCTCTGAGGCGATCTCGTAAATTTGTTTTTCGGTTTCTCCACCGCCCTTGGCAAATAAAATCTCATTTTTTTCTATAAGGGGAGTATCTATTGGCAAAAACTGATACTTTTTGAAGGTCTCCTCTATAATATTTTTCATCTTGTTAAAGGCTAGCTGGTCTTCTGGCAAAAGCTCCATAATGCCGGCTATGGTTGATGGTTTTACTATTTTCATATCTTCCTCTCTTATATCTCTTTACTATAATAGACTATACGATAAATAGGAGAAATTAAAAATCTTTGCAAAAATTTATAGAAAAATCAAGGATCCTAGGTCTACCAGAGGGCACTTGGGGAAAAGTATTTTTATAGATTCTTTTTGGCAGATCTCTTTTATCTTTGGATAGGCCTTGTGCTTTGAAATATCACCGGTAAAAATAAGCTTATCCTCATATAAAGTGCAAGTCCCACCCAAAAATCCCTGGTTAAAACCATCAAGGGCCACCGTATCCTCATCCAAAAGTTCTATATCAATCTTATCTTTTAGACTTTTATAGATCCCATAATCACTGGTCAAAATCGTATTTTTAAGGACAATACTAGAGCACCTGGTGTAGCCTTGTTTTACCCTTAGGTGGGCAATATTTTTATCAGCAAAATATTTTTTTATATTGGTCTCAGTGAAATCATTGTGGATATAATAATCCTTAAATCTCACTACATTATAGATTGCATCCTTTGGATAAGTTTTTTCGGTAGACTGGCCCCTTATGAGATTATAAGAAGGGATTTTTTCTACATAATAATCATAGACCTCATCAGCAACCACTATATTTTTCTCATCTAAAAGGAAAAGTGATAAGTCCGGATGGTCGGCAATCCTTGGATCTAGTTTTGGATTTCCTATCGTCTCTATGTATTTTATATTATTTTCTTTTAGATACTCTTTGAAAGCCTCGCTTGCCTTGTAGGAAATAATGACCATAATCTCTCCTTTTTATAATAAAAAAATCCCCATTTGGGGATACGTTTGGAGGCGCCACCCAGATTTGAACTGGGGGTAAAGGTGTTGCAGACCTCTGCCTTACCACTTGGCTATGGCGCCATAATAAAAAATGGAGCGGATGACGAGATTCGAACTCGCGACCCTCGCCTTGGCAAGGCGATGCTCTACCACTGAGCCACATCCGCACAATTATTATTATATATGTTTTTTTTGATTTGTAAAGTAAAACCTATAATTTTTAGAGATTTTCTTAATTCTCTTAGGAGCTTACTGTTATATTATAGGATAAATTTTATAACTTGTCAAGTTTATTTTTCTTTTTTCTATTTTTTATCTAATTCACCCATAAAACCTGATTGGAAAATAAAAATCTTTTTTTAGGTCACAAGGGGATTTGTCTCTAATCTTTTTATGAAATCCAAATAAAAAAGAGAAGTAAACCCTAGTGGATTTTCTTCTCCTTTTCTAATTCTTTGAGCTCTTTTCTGATCAAAAACAAAGATACAACCATAGTCAAAAGGTCTGATGCGATCAAGACATACCAGATAGCTTCTTTTGGCAAAAATTTTGTCACAAAAAAAGCAAAAATTGCCACAAAAATATAGCCTCTCAAAAGTGTAATTATAAAGTCAAACCTTGGCCTGCCAACAGATGTGAGATAGCCTCCGTTTGTTATATTAAAACCTAAAATCAAAAAGCTTAAGGCAAAAATCCTCAGAGATTTTGATGCAAAGACCATAAATTCGCTTGTGACATCTGTCAAAAATACATTTATAAAAAATCCTGGCCAGATTTCTATGGCCCCGACCATTATTACTGAGAGAATAGCCACTGACCTTAGCATATATTTTCTGATTATAGGGATATTTTCATATTCTCTTGCCCCATAATAAAAACCCAAAAGCGGTTGGCTGGATTGGTTTATAGCAAGCATGGTGTTAACCACAAAAGTCATCACGTAGGCAATTACAGAAAAGGCTGCAAGGCCCATATCCCCATAAAGATGGCCAATGGCTAGGTTAAAGACCAAAATACAAAATCCAGTCGAAAGCTCTGATAAGGATGCGGGAAATCCATAGGAAAAAATTTCCTTAAACATAAAGGCCTTGACCCTAAATTTCCTAAATTTTAGGTAGGATTTTGGCGATAAAAAATAAATCAAATAGCCAACTGTAGGTATAGTCTGGGCTAAACCTGTCGCCACAGCCGCTCCCCATAATCCCCAATGAAACTTGAAAATAAAAATATAATCAAGGATGACATTGGTCATAGCTGATAAAAGCATAAAAACAGTGGTGATAGATGGCCTACCGTCAGCCTTTACCATGATTTCAAACACATAAGAAGTCAGATAAAAAGGCAAAAAGAAAATCAAGATTGATAGGTATTCCTTGACCATTTCTACCATATGTCCCTCTGCGCCCAAAAATCTCACTAGGGGATTTATAAAAATATAACCTAAAATCGAAAGACCCAGGGCAAATATTACAGAAATCGTGACTCCCAGGCTAAAAAATTCATCAGCACCTTCCTTGTTTTTCCTACCCTTTTCATGGGCAATAAGGTTTAGTGACCCGATAGAAATTAAAATCGCAAAGGCAAAGGCCAGGGTCACAAAGGGCATGGAAATATTTACAGCTGC
This window of the Anaerococcus mediterraneensis genome carries:
- a CDS encoding DUF6873 family GME fold protein, whose amino-acid sequence is MVIISYKASEAFKEYLKENNIKYIETIGNPKLDPRIADHPDLSLFLLDEKNIVVADEVYDYYVEKIPSYNLIRGQSTEKTYPKDAIYNVVRFKDYYIHNDFTETNIKKYFADKNIAHLRVKQGYTRCSSIVLKNTILTSDYGIYKSLKDKIDIELLDEDTVALDGFNQGFLGGTCTLYEDKLIFTGDISKHKAYPKIKEICQKESIKILFPKCPLVDLGSLIFL
- a CDS encoding MATE family efflux transporter, which gives rise to MQKKSLIKNFLKYLIPTITTMTLFSTYTMVDGIFVGRGVGSEGLAAVNISMPFVTLAFAFAILISIGSLNLIAHEKGRKNKEGADEFFSLGVTISVIFALGLSILGYIFINPLVRFLGAEGHMVEMVKEYLSILIFFLPFYLTSYVFEIMVKADGRPSITTVFMLLSAMTNVILDYIFIFKFHWGLWGAAVATGLAQTIPTVGYLIYFLSPKSYLKFRKFRVKAFMFKEIFSYGFPASLSELSTGFCILVFNLAIGHLYGDMGLAAFSVIAYVMTFVVNTMLAINQSSQPLLGFYYGAREYENIPIIRKYMLRSVAILSVIMVGAIEIWPGFFINVFLTDVTSEFMVFASKSLRIFALSFLILGFNITNGGYLTSVGRPRFDFIITLLRGYIFVAIFAFFVTKFLPKEAIWYVLIASDLLTMVVSLFLIRKELKELEKEKKIH
- the hisS gene encoding histidine--tRNA ligase, with protein sequence MKIVKPSTIAGIMELLPEDQLAFNKMKNIIEETFKKYQFLPIDTPLIEKNEILFAKGGGETEKQIYEIASETRDMSLRFDLTVPLARYVAEHFSDLNFPFKRYHIGKVYRGERNQKGRYREFYQCDIDIIGHNNLAIANDAILPKVIYEIFKKLNTPEVTFKINNRKLLNGFLKSLDIENTTDILRLIDKKDKIGLEKTKEELLEIVDSKKAEKILAFIGSDLENKDLLESLDGFVENDLYQTGYEELKTVYKYMLEFGIEDKNIKIDPAITRGLDYYTGTVYETFIKGHESIGSVSSGGRYEELADNFTKQKLPGVGMSIGLTRLFYQLKELGLVDKEAMKLTEILIIPMSEEENLYAIDILNKVQESGKNADIYLESGKLKKKFNYADKIGVKYTYIIGADERENKTVTIRNMETGDQESIGFDNL